The window TTCTACTACGCGCGAGTGGCGAGGAGCAGCGACGTGTCGTTCGCCGAAGGCGCCGTGACGGGGAGCGGGGCGGGGCGGCCGTAGTAATAGCCTTGGCCGTAGTCGAAGCCGAGTTGGGCGCAAATCTTGGCCTCGCCGTCGGTTTCGACGCCTTCCGCGAGCGCCAGGATGCCCAATTCGTGGACCATGTTCACGAGCGCACCGAGCATCTGAGCGCGCTTGCCGCAGCTTTGGTCGATGCCGCGGATGAGCTGCATATCGAACTTGACGTAGTCCGGCGAGGCTTCGGCGAGCTCTAGGAGTCGAGCCTGGCCGGCGCCGAAGTCGTCGTACGCGAGCCGCATCCCGTAGTCTTTGAGCACCGCGCGAAGTTCGCGGATGGAATGCAGATTCGTCACGGCGCCTTCGTGGATTTCGATCACCACGGGACGCCCGCAGACGATGCCTGCCAGTTCCTTGATCGATTCAACGAGTTCGGGCGTGACGACTTCCACGGGGTGCGTATTGACGAAGTACCAGTGATCGAGCGGCATCACCGCGAAGCTGCGGCCCGCTTCGTTGCGGAGCAGCGTGCTGAGCTCGACCAGCATGTCGACCTTGGTCGCGACGCCGAACATGTCCTTCGGACTTTCCAGGCCTTCCACCTGACCGCGGCCGAGCAACTCGTAACCGTGGGTGCGATGGCTGCGCAGGTCGATGATCGGTTGGGCCACGCTCGTTACGGCGCGCTCATTCAATAGGCGGTCAAATAGCAACAGTTCCATCGCCCAGGCGGCGGGCAATTGCGCTACGGTGCGGCCGTTCGGATTTTCGGCCATGACACGATGATTTTGGCCGACGCGAAACACCGAGCTGGCGAACTGCAGCAGGTCGTCGCGCATCAGGCGAATCGTGCCGTTGATGCGGCGACCGTTGACCAGCGTGCCGTTGGTGCTGCCGAGGTCACGGACCATCAAGGCGTCTTCAATCACCGATAGCTCGGCATGCTCCTTGGAAATTGAGCTGACCGGCAGTTGTAACTCCAGGCCGACGTTGCGGCCCACGCGAAAGGGAGTGCAATGGACGGGTACTTCGCCTTGCGAACGACCGTCCTCGCCGAAGCGGGTCAGGAACCACGTCGCGTTTTCGAGGGCAGTTGGATTCTTCATGCGTGCTGATTCCCCAAAGCCGCCGAGGGATCAAGCGCCGGCT of the Planctomycetia bacterium genome contains:
- a CDS encoding EAL domain-containing protein, which codes for MKNPTALENATWFLTRFGEDGRSQGEVPVHCTPFRVGRNVGLELQLPVSSISKEHAELSVIEDALMVRDLGSTNGTLVNGRRINGTIRLMRDDLLQFASSVFRVGQNHRVMAENPNGRTVAQLPAAWAMELLLFDRLLNERAVTSVAQPIIDLRSHRTHGYELLGRGQVEGLESPKDMFGVATKVDMLVELSTLLRNEAGRSFAVMPLDHWYFVNTHPVEVVTPELVESIKELAGIVCGRPVVIEIHEGAVTNLHSIRELRAVLKDYGMRLAYDDFGAGQARLLELAEASPDYVKFDMQLIRGIDQSCGKRAQMLGALVNMVHELGILALAEGVETDGEAKICAQLGFDYGQGYYYGRPAPLPVTAPSANDTSLLLATRA